One window of the Granulicella arctica genome contains the following:
- a CDS encoding acyltransferase family protein, translated as MNTQPLKPGVRGNRQAAQGRRGLEALDLSQHGISHSATVEVVRFPEKRRLYLPQLDVMRFFAFLSVFFFHSLPGNDLATHVGRARLIALAETTVHAAAENGVALFFLLSAFLITELLRREKLTTGTIQLKLFYVRRSLRIWPLYYLAVVIGLLVQPLSPIFHLSGFQVLTYLFFIKNWEVALHGWVWNPIYILWTVSSEEQFYLLWPLAQKLLNARRMIVMCVVSFVAIALVSFWPGGVFYRHQSIQQIYLFLYFPLGAFLSFTLQGRRGQQSMARSLAMAGAGLMLWLLGTRLGLPNGQDSATIAMLATGKMVILAGTVLIFFAFLKSDPARSPQRLIYLGKISYGLYVFHMMAVLLAAKMTDEMGLLRRGMHSFQDLALGLGVRLSIAMAITIVTAGFSYEFFEKYFLRWKDKWAIVPSEPVESRSASA; from the coding sequence TTGAATACACAGCCGTTGAAACCTGGTGTTCGAGGCAATCGCCAAGCGGCACAGGGACGTCGTGGATTAGAAGCTCTAGATCTCTCGCAACATGGAATCAGCCATTCCGCCACGGTTGAAGTGGTGCGATTTCCAGAAAAGCGTCGGCTATATTTACCTCAATTGGACGTGATGCGGTTCTTTGCATTTCTCAGCGTGTTCTTCTTTCACTCACTGCCAGGCAATGACCTTGCAACGCATGTTGGCAGAGCGCGACTCATTGCGCTCGCCGAGACTACGGTGCATGCCGCAGCAGAGAATGGCGTTGCGCTATTTTTTCTGCTGAGTGCGTTTTTGATCACCGAGTTATTGCGGCGCGAGAAGCTAACTACAGGCACGATTCAGCTCAAGCTTTTCTATGTTCGCCGCTCTCTACGGATTTGGCCGCTTTATTATTTGGCGGTGGTGATTGGCTTATTGGTGCAGCCACTTTCCCCGATATTTCACCTTTCCGGCTTCCAGGTGTTGACGTATCTGTTCTTCATCAAGAATTGGGAGGTCGCACTGCATGGATGGGTATGGAATCCGATCTACATTCTCTGGACAGTTTCGTCGGAGGAGCAGTTCTACCTGCTGTGGCCACTAGCGCAGAAACTGCTGAATGCGCGACGGATGATCGTGATGTGCGTTGTTAGTTTTGTCGCGATCGCGCTGGTATCGTTCTGGCCTGGAGGCGTGTTCTATCGTCACCAGAGTATTCAACAGATCTACCTGTTCCTGTACTTTCCGCTGGGCGCGTTTCTCTCGTTCACGCTACAGGGGCGACGAGGTCAGCAGAGCATGGCACGAAGCCTGGCAATGGCGGGAGCCGGGCTGATGCTGTGGTTACTGGGAACTCGGCTGGGCCTTCCGAATGGGCAGGATAGTGCGACTATTGCCATGCTGGCTACTGGGAAGATGGTGATTCTCGCAGGGACGGTCCTGATCTTCTTCGCGTTTCTCAAGAGCGACCCGGCGCGATCGCCCCAACGCCTGATCTATCTGGGAAAGATCTCTTATGGGCTGTATGTCTTCCACATGATGGCTGTTCTGCTTGCCGCGAAGATGACCGATGAAATGGGATTGCTGCGCCGCGGTATGCACTCGTTTCAGGACTTGGCGCTGGGACTTGGGGTACGGCTGTCGATCGCTATGGCGATCACCATTGTGACGGCTGGCTTTTCATATGAGTTCTTCGAAAAGTACTTCTTGCGATGGAAGGACAAATGGGCAATTGTGCCCTCAGAACCTGTGGAGAGCAGGTCAGCCAGTGCGTGA
- a CDS encoding DeoR/GlpR family DNA-binding transcription regulator, protein MATKTDDRATQILHLLLQQGTSCVEDLATQINASPASVRRDLIKLEQRGLVNRPHGSVELAGKLTYEPFKFDAAFPLREERFADEKRRIALAAAEMVLEGDTIALSPGTTTTQVARSLRHREGIHVVTSAVNIGMELSSQPNTNVTLTGGTIRWPGAFSMVGATAFHSLQKLHFDKVFMGACGIHPEHGLTVIESDEALILGEMVKHARQVIAVADSSKLGMISANNVCTTTQIHIIITDDGVSPELIELFQDRRVRVITV, encoded by the coding sequence GTGGCCACCAAAACCGACGATCGCGCAACCCAAATCCTTCACCTGCTGCTGCAGCAAGGAACGAGCTGCGTCGAAGATCTGGCTACACAGATCAATGCATCTCCCGCCAGCGTCCGTCGCGATCTCATCAAGCTGGAGCAGCGCGGCCTCGTCAACCGTCCCCATGGCAGCGTCGAGCTCGCCGGCAAGCTCACCTATGAGCCATTCAAGTTCGACGCAGCCTTTCCTCTCCGTGAGGAGCGCTTCGCCGATGAGAAGCGCCGTATCGCCCTGGCAGCCGCCGAAATGGTGCTGGAAGGTGACACAATCGCCCTGTCTCCCGGCACCACCACCACACAGGTTGCGCGCAGTCTCCGCCACCGCGAAGGCATCCATGTCGTCACCAGCGCGGTTAACATCGGCATGGAGCTCTCCAGCCAGCCGAACACGAACGTCACCCTCACCGGAGGCACCATTCGCTGGCCCGGCGCCTTTTCGATGGTCGGCGCCACCGCCTTCCACTCGCTTCAGAAGCTCCACTTCGATAAGGTCTTCATGGGTGCATGCGGCATCCACCCCGAGCACGGCCTTACTGTCATCGAGTCCGACGAAGCCCTGATCCTCGGCGAGATGGTCAAACACGCTCGTCAGGTTATCGCCGTAGCCGACTCAAGCAAGCTCGGCATGATCAGCGCCAACAACGTCTGTACCACCACACAAATTCACATCATCATCACCGACGATGGCGTAAGCCCGGAGCTCATCGAACTCTTTCAGGATCGGCGCGTTCGTGTAATTACCGTCTAA
- a CDS encoding ATP-binding protein, with the protein MATTSIVRPPSQNGPYQDSYAPKNPTPLPEIVEALRTIVQLDGLTEPEYVWLATHGTERIGEEGSMIFREGEPTSHLNFILRGEIHVRRRNSGPLAFFIGRSGQMTGLLPFSRMKAYGGDGYTVGPCWVLDINKELFPAMLAAIPSMGQRSVSALLDRVREVTRMEQQSEKLSALGKLAANLAHELNNPASAAQRSAASLFGELRNYGDWKYQLGKLCLTETESEAYRNWVTSARDRMAAYSLAAVAPASPLDTSDREDVLVRWLESHNIPSPWTIAPALSETRLPTAILDELAAVVRPETLPIALATVASSLRVERLAETVVDSTVRIFDLISAIKDYSYMDQAPIQDIDLAQSLENTLSMFGSRLVNIKVETNYDPELPPISAYGSELNQVWTALIENALDAMMGHGTLRLTTRLAGQMAYVEVWDTGPGIDPIQQSRIFEPFFTTKAPGRGLGLGLDTAQRIVSKHSGFLTVESKPGATCLQVRLPIDQAQAY; encoded by the coding sequence ATGGCGACTACCTCAATCGTTCGACCTCCAAGTCAGAACGGGCCCTATCAAGATTCGTACGCGCCCAAAAACCCCACTCCCCTGCCGGAGATTGTCGAAGCCCTGCGCACGATCGTGCAGCTCGATGGCCTCACAGAGCCGGAGTACGTTTGGCTCGCCACTCACGGGACAGAGCGCATCGGGGAGGAAGGCTCCATGATCTTCCGCGAGGGCGAGCCCACCAGTCACCTGAACTTCATTCTTCGCGGTGAAATTCACGTCCGCCGTCGCAACTCCGGTCCGCTCGCCTTCTTCATCGGCCGCTCCGGCCAGATGACCGGCCTCCTGCCCTTCTCGCGCATGAAGGCCTACGGCGGCGACGGCTATACCGTTGGCCCCTGCTGGGTTCTGGACATCAATAAAGAGCTCTTCCCAGCCATGCTCGCAGCCATCCCTTCCATGGGCCAGCGTTCCGTCTCCGCCCTGCTCGACCGCGTCCGCGAAGTCACCCGCATGGAGCAGCAGTCCGAGAAGCTCTCTGCCCTCGGGAAGCTGGCCGCCAACCTTGCTCACGAACTCAATAACCCCGCATCGGCCGCTCAGCGCTCTGCCGCCAGCCTCTTCGGTGAACTTCGCAACTATGGCGACTGGAAGTACCAGCTGGGCAAGCTCTGCCTTACTGAAACAGAGTCTGAGGCCTATCGCAACTGGGTTACCAGCGCACGCGATCGCATGGCAGCCTACTCTCTGGCCGCAGTCGCCCCTGCGAGTCCTCTCGACACCAGCGATCGCGAGGACGTCCTCGTCCGCTGGCTCGAGTCCCACAACATCCCCTCGCCCTGGACCATCGCCCCGGCACTTTCTGAGACTCGGCTGCCCACAGCCATCCTCGATGAGCTCGCCGCCGTGGTCCGACCTGAAACCCTTCCTATCGCCCTCGCCACCGTCGCCAGCTCCCTTCGCGTGGAGCGTCTTGCCGAGACCGTCGTCGACTCCACCGTCCGCATCTTCGACCTGATCAGCGCCATCAAGGACTACTCCTACATGGACCAGGCGCCGATTCAGGACATCGACCTCGCCCAGTCTCTTGAAAACACGCTCTCCATGTTCGGTTCGCGCCTTGTCAACATCAAAGTCGAGACAAACTACGATCCTGAACTTCCGCCGATCAGCGCATACGGCAGCGAACTCAACCAGGTCTGGACGGCCCTCATTGAGAACGCCCTCGACGCCATGATGGGTCATGGCACCCTTCGCCTGACCACGCGCCTCGCCGGCCAGATGGCCTACGTCGAGGTCTGGGATACCGGCCCCGGCATCGACCCCATCCAGCAAAGCCGAATCTTTGAGCCATTTTTTACCACCAAGGCTCCCGGCCGCGGCTTGGGGCTCGGCCTCGATACCGCTCAGCGCATCGTGTCCAAGCACTCCGGCTTTCTCACCGTCGAATCCAAACCCGGAGCGACCTGTTTACAGGTGCGCCTGCCCATCGATCAGGCGCAGGCTTACTAG